Proteins encoded within one genomic window of Sulfurovum sp. XGS-02:
- the coaBC gene encoding bifunctional phosphopantothenoylcysteine decarboxylase/phosphopantothenate--cysteine ligase CoaBC encodes MQIDLTGKSVLLGVTGSISAYKACDLARLFVKAGAEVHVVMSPSAERFVSALTFEALTRNPVLTEQSESWASEMNHIELGKKCDVFVIAPATANTINKIAQGIADNILTQTALAFKDKILIAPAANTQMLAKTATCNAMTFLQDNGYSMINPQDKLLACGDVGSGALAEPTEIFFEVAKALCSDPFWKDRSVIVTGGGTREKLDEVRYISNFSSGKMAKSLCIALYLRGANVTYISTMGFDELPAAMTTIEANDAQDILEATQQSIQKVTTDRHKMKTPYIFMVAAVADFTPKAPQSGKLKKSMLGDTWHIELKQTTDVLASIDKSAIKTVGFKAEMDTQEGLNNAAALLDKKGVDAVCYNLLKDAKSFGGNENEITFITKDTQVSLGRADKLTLSNKILDEAKKLIHEEASNV; translated from the coding sequence ATGCAAATTGATCTAACAGGCAAATCTGTACTCTTAGGTGTCACAGGCAGTATCTCAGCCTATAAAGCCTGTGATCTTGCACGTCTATTTGTCAAAGCAGGGGCAGAGGTACATGTGGTCATGAGTCCCTCTGCCGAACGTTTTGTGTCAGCATTGACTTTTGAGGCTCTCACACGTAATCCTGTTTTAACAGAACAGAGTGAGTCATGGGCCAGTGAGATGAATCATATTGAGCTGGGTAAAAAGTGTGATGTGTTTGTGATTGCTCCTGCCACTGCCAACACCATTAACAAAATCGCACAGGGTATTGCGGATAACATTTTGACCCAAACTGCATTGGCATTTAAAGATAAGATACTTATTGCTCCTGCAGCCAATACACAGATGCTTGCAAAAACTGCTACATGCAATGCCATGACATTTTTACAGGACAATGGCTATAGTATGATCAACCCGCAAGATAAACTCCTTGCCTGCGGAGATGTGGGGTCCGGTGCTCTGGCAGAACCTACTGAGATATTTTTTGAAGTTGCCAAAGCATTATGTAGTGATCCGTTCTGGAAAGACAGATCTGTCATTGTGACGGGTGGAGGCACACGTGAAAAACTGGATGAAGTACGCTATATATCGAACTTCTCATCCGGCAAAATGGCAAAGTCACTCTGTATTGCACTCTATCTGAGGGGTGCAAATGTCACCTATATCTCTACAATGGGGTTTGATGAGCTGCCCGCTGCCATGACAACCATTGAAGCTAACGATGCACAAGATATTCTAGAGGCCACACAGCAATCTATCCAAAAAGTAACCACAGACAGGCACAAAATGAAAACACCTTATATATTTATGGTAGCAGCGGTTGCGGACTTTACACCCAAAGCGCCGCAAAGCGGTAAACTGAAGAAATCCATGCTTGGTGATACATGGCATATAGAACTCAAGCAGACTACCGATGTACTGGCCTCTATCGATAAAAGCGCTATAAAAACAGTAGGCTTTAAAGCTGAAATGGATACACAAGAGGGATTGAACAATGCTGCCGCTCTTTTAGATAAAAAAGGTGTGGATGCAGTGTGTTATAACCTTTTAAAAGATGCCAAGAGTTTCGGTGGCAATGAAAATGAAATTACATTTATTACCAAGGACACACAAGTTTCTCTAGGACGTGCAGATAAGCTCACACTCTCCAATAAGATACTCGATGAAGCAAAAAAGCTGATCCATGAAGAAGCGTCCAATGTCTGA
- the uppS gene encoding polyprenyl diphosphate synthase produces the protein MSENSIKHLAIIMDGNGRWAKERGLSRTKGHEAGAEVIRDITTYCAEHPTIKTATFYAFSTENWKRPKLEVEFLMKLLDRYLQKELETYQSHNIRFQAIGNIEAFSKSLQERIRQTEELTKDNSSLTQILALNYGGRAEITSAVNRLIAEGKRSVTEEEISSALQTPYSDIDLLIRTSGEERISNFLLWQISYSEFYFTPTLWPDFSSEELKEIIENFEQRNRRFGGIK, from the coding sequence ATGTCTGAAAATTCAATCAAGCATCTTGCTATCATCATGGATGGTAACGGAAGATGGGCAAAAGAACGCGGTCTCAGTCGTACAAAAGGTCATGAGGCAGGTGCAGAAGTTATTCGTGATATTACCACCTACTGTGCTGAACATCCAACGATCAAAACCGCTACATTTTATGCATTTAGTACCGAAAACTGGAAACGGCCTAAACTTGAAGTAGAATTCCTTATGAAACTGCTTGACCGATACCTCCAAAAAGAACTGGAAACCTACCAATCACATAATATACGTTTCCAGGCTATCGGCAATATTGAAGCCTTTAGCAAGTCTCTGCAGGAACGTATCAGACAAACGGAAGAACTCACCAAAGACAATTCCAGCCTTACGCAGATACTGGCGTTAAACTATGGTGGACGTGCGGAAATAACCTCTGCAGTAAACAGACTTATAGCAGAGGGTAAGAGAAGTGTGACAGAGGAAGAGATCTCTTCTGCACTGCAAACGCCCTACAGCGATATAGATCTGCTTATCCGTACCAGCGGTGAAGAACGTATTTCCAACTTTCTGTTATGGCAGATCTCTTACAGTGAATTCTATTTCACTCCGACGCTCTGGCCAGATTTTTCAAGCGAAGAGTTGAAGGAGATCATCGAAAATTTTGAACAACGCAACAGACGTTTTGGAGGTATTAAATGA
- a CDS encoding A24 family peptidase codes for MIETVTGILVFILGIMIGSFLNVVIYRIPKGESIVFPASKCQSCQTPLKWYHNIPLFSWMALGGQCGFCKEKISVQYPVVELLTGIIFLVLYFKLGLVWYLPFMAASFAALLALVMIDFKYMAVPDNVNFAALIFALVQPEFLMALLYASIAAGGLYLIGLLSSLIARKQAMGGADVIVAGTMGALLGFPNFFVALFLSALLAMIPALIRRDKGVPFVPFLALATFIVYLYDTQATQLLETIIYG; via the coding sequence ATGATAGAAACAGTGACAGGCATCCTCGTTTTTATATTGGGTATTATGATAGGATCATTTTTGAATGTGGTCATTTACCGTATACCAAAAGGCGAAAGTATCGTCTTCCCTGCATCCAAATGCCAAAGCTGCCAAACTCCGCTTAAGTGGTATCATAATATCCCTCTTTTTTCATGGATGGCACTGGGCGGTCAATGCGGTTTTTGTAAAGAGAAGATATCTGTACAATACCCGGTCGTTGAACTCCTTACAGGGATCATCTTTCTTGTACTCTACTTCAAATTGGGGTTGGTCTGGTATCTGCCTTTCATGGCTGCTTCATTTGCTGCACTCCTTGCCCTTGTGATGATAGATTTCAAATATATGGCCGTCCCGGACAATGTGAACTTTGCTGCACTTATTTTTGCCCTTGTTCAACCTGAATTCCTGATGGCACTTCTCTACGCAAGTATCGCAGCGGGCGGCCTCTACCTGATAGGACTACTCTCATCACTGATCGCAAGAAAACAAGCGATGGGTGGGGCAGATGTCATAGTTGCGGGGACGATGGGTGCGTTGCTTGGGTTCCCGAACTTTTTTGTTGCACTCTTCCTCTCTGCCTTGTTAGCAATGATACCTGCACTCATCCGGAGAGACAAAGGTGTACCTTTCGTACCTTTCTTGGCTTTAGCCACATTTATTGTCTATCTCTATGATACACAAGCTACACAACTCTTGGAAACGATCATTTATGGTTAA